GTGCAAAAATACAATACGCTTATTTTTTACTGAACTGATTACGCAATATACGTTCAGCAAATCCAGGCAATATGTGATATAGCCGGCTACCAAATTCCATCCATCTTGGTAAGTTAATTTCCCGTTTTTTTCTAAATAAAGATTTAGTAATTTGATCAACAACTTGCTCTGGCTCAATCATAAACCTTTTAACACTTTTTTGATACCTTCCGGTTGGATCAGCTGCATCAAAAAAGTTTGTTCGCACTGGGCCAAGATTAACTGTTGTTACATACACACCCTGTTTCTCCACCTCTAAACGAAGTGCGTTACTAAATCCTAAAACAGCATGCTTACTTGCACTGTAAGCAGAGGACTTAGGAGTAGAAATTTTACCAGCAAAGGAGGCTATATTTATAATATGTCCCTGTTTTCTTTTAATGAAATGGGGTAAAAAGTAATGAATCCCTTTGATTAAAGCTAAAACATTTACATGGAACATCTTTTCTATGTCTTGATAATCCGCATCCTCAACAGCATCAAATATTCCAAATCCTGCATTATTTATCATCGCATCAATTGTAAGATGGTTTGCTTCGATTTTTGACAAACAAGATTCCCATGACGCACTATTAGATAAATCAACTATATAATAGGTACATATAATCGGGTAATCTTGTTCTAATTTTTCTTTAAGTTTCTTTAATTTATCTCCAGAACGTGCCATTAGAATCAAATTCGCACCAGACATCGCTAGCTTATAAGCTAAACCTTCTCCTATACCACTAGATGCGCCAGTAATCATTATTGTTTTATTTGTAAAATCTCTCATTTTTGTTCCCTTCTCTTATACAATTGATCTTATATTTCAATTATCCTATTTAGTCGTTGTTTATGCAAATAAGTAGTTTTATTGTTATTTTTAGCAGATTTAGAAACGTATTAAAGCTATATTCTAGATCTAATCGCTCTGTTGCCTGATGTGGGTCTCTTCCCAAAAGCCCCAGGTTTAGTATTGGTATAATTAAATTAGCAAATGGTTCCTCGATACTATTTTGATAGAATAAGGAAAGATCTTTGCCATTCGATAATGGGCCAATATAACTCAAATCTGATCAGCCTTGAAAATACGTTATACGTTCTAATGGAATAGCGTACTGCTTCATTGAATATCGTTGCATCTCTTCAACCACATGCTTAATAAGCGGATCTTTATCTGAACTGACGGGAGGATAAAACGGTTTATTAAAAAATATGATAATCATTGGACCAAGATCATTACAAAGGTAGCTAAATCATTTACTAATTCAATCATGATCGACATTCTCAATTGAAACATCATTAAGTTTAATATTATCGGGATTATTTTGAAAATATTTGTTTCTAGATAATTTTTCTTTTAAATAAGTTGGAAAAAATTCTCCGTTTCGCTCCCTGTCACTGTTGGGTGCGAGACAAACTCACAAAGTAATTTTTGCTAATGCCTTTTTCCTTTGCCATTTCATGAGATATCCCTCACTTTCAAATTGACTTTTTTTTAGAAATATAACACAATCATAAAGAATACCTTAACTATGAGGTGAAAAGATTGAAAACAATTATTTATGCACACCGTGGAGCTAGCAAACTAGCACCGGAAAATACAATGCCAGCATTTCAACTTGCTTATGAACAAAACGCAGATGGAATTGAAACGGATATTCAATTAACTAAGGATCACATTCCTGTATTAATTCACGATGAGAATGTAAGACGGACTACTAATGGAACTGGTTTTGTTCAAGACTATACATTTAAGGAGTTACAGAAATTAGATGCTGGATCTTGGTTTTCAGAATATTATGTTAATACTCGTATCATATCACTTGAGGATTTTTTATGTTGGTCAAAAGATAAAAAACTATTACTTAATTTAGAATTAAAAACAAATATAATTGCATATAGAAACATTGAAAAACTTGTTTATGAACTATTAAAAAAATATAATAAGCTTCATCAAACAGTTATTTCTAGTTTTAATCCAAATAGTATAAAACGAATGTATCAAATTGATCCAAATGTAACAACTGCTTTATTGACGTCACAACGAATTACCGATTTATTTACCTATACTCAAAAGTTGGGTGCTACTGGTTTACACATAAAATATCGTTTATTGAATCGTGCATTTATTGATCATGCAGCATCTAATGACTTATATTTGGCTTGTTATACAATCAACAGACCAGCTAGAATGTTACGTTGCTATAAATTAGGGATACGTGCGATCTTTACCGACTTACCACATATCGCGATTGAAACAAGAGAATTATTTGAACAAGATATTTTAGAATGAAACAGGAGGTTAATAGATGGAAAGAAAATTATTTAGTCCAATTACATTTGGGGATGTAACATTAAAAAATAGAATTGTTATGGCACCCATGTGTATGTACTCAAGCGAACCAGAAGATGGAACCGTTCAACCGTTTCATCTTACACATTATGAATCACGTGCTGCTGGTCAAGTCGGGCTAGTCATGCTAGAAGCAACTGCGGTTCAACCTGAAGGTAGAATATCAACTAAAGATTTAGGGATTTGGCACAATGACCATATTGAAGGATTACAACAATTAACAGACCGTATTCATGCACATGGGGCAAAAAGCAGTATACAATTGGCACATGCTGGTAGAAAAGCAGCTCTTCCTAACGACATTTTTGCCCCAAGTGCGCTTGCTTTTGATGAGAACTATCAAACACCAATCACTCTGTCTGAAACAGCTATTAAAGTGACGATTGAAGCATTTCAATTAGCTGCTAAACGAGCTAAACAGGCTGGTTTTGACATCATTGAAATACATGCTGCACATGGTTACTTAATTAATCAATTCTTATCTCCCTTAACAAATAAACGAGATGATCAATATGGTGGAAATCGAGAGAATCGTTATCGTATTTTATCTGAAATTATTGATGCCATTAAGTTAGAATGGACAGGTCCACTCTTTGTTCGTATATCTGCTGATGAATATGATCAAAATGGTAATACAATAGATGATTTCATTTATTTTAGTAATGAAATGAAAAAGCAATCTATTTCACTAATTGATTGCAGTACTGGTGGGGTAATACCTGCGACAATCAAACCTTATCCAGGCTATCAAGTACCAAAAGCTGAAGTCATTAAGAATCAAGTAGCAATTCCAACTGGAGCTGTTGGCTTAATTACTACTGGTATTCAAGCGGAAGAAATATTACAGAATGAACGTGCTGATTTAATTTTTCTAGCACGAGCGTTATTACGTAATCCATATTGGGCGAAAACCGCAGCTGATGAATTAAACACAACACTAGAAGCACCAAAACAATATAGTCGAGGATGGTAAGTAATGAAACTACAATTTTTAGGTACTGGAGCAGGTGTTCCTTCTAAAGAACGAAATGTATCTGCAATTGCTTTAGACCTTACACAAGAACGTGGTACGGCTTGGTTGTTTGATTGCGGTGAAGCGACACAGCATCAAATCTTACATACAAAAATTCGACCGCGTAAAATAGATAAAATTTTCATCACGCATTTGCATGGAGACCATATTTATGGTTTACCTGGATTTCTTAGTAGTCGATCATTTCAAGATGGAATTACTCCTGTAACAATATACGGTCCTAAGGGAATAGCAGAATACATTTCTGTTAGTCTAGAGGTTAGTCGAACATATCTACGCTACCCGCTTCATTTTCATGAAGTAGAAGAAGGCCTTTTGTTTGAAGACAACCAATTTTACGTTTATTGTAAAAAGTTAGAACATGCAATTGACTCTTATGGCTATCGCATTATAGAAAAGGATTCACCAGGGGAACTCTTAGCTGAGAAATTAAAGTTGAATGGAATTCAACCAGGGCCTATTTATCAACAAATTAAAGAAAATGAAACGACCATTCTCGCTGATGGCAACACGATTAAGCGTGCTGATTTTATCGGTCCTAACAAAAAAGGACGAGTAGTAAGTATTATAGGGGACACAAGATATGTAGCTGAATTAGCTTCATTTATCAAAGACAGTGATGCCCTAGTTCATGAGGCAACGTTTGCTCAAGATGAAGACGAAATGGCTTATAATTATTACCATTCCACAACGAAACAAGCAGCAGAACTTGCTCGTGCTGGAGATGTAAATCAGTTGCTATTAACTCATATTTCCTCTCGCTATCAAGGGGAATCAATTGATCAACTAGAAGCAGAAGCTACCGTAATATTTCCTAATACAAAAATTGCGGCTGATTTACTTGAGTGGGAAATCAATCAAAAGTAAAACATAAATGAACATACTAAAAAGCACAATTCTGTTGTAGTGAAAGAGAATTGTGCTTATTTTTTATAATCATCTAGATAATCTTTTTGAAAGCTAGTGCGTGGTTGGCTCTTATCTTCTACTTGTTTTATCCTTTTAAATGTGTTTTCACCGTATCTTTCGGTTAATTTCTCCATTGTTTGAAAAAGTTTTTCTTTAGAGGCCGCTTTCTCATAAGTAAATAAATTGAGTTGTTGACTAATTTCCTTTTTGTCTACTAAATCTTGCACCGTAACTCCTAGCAAACGAATGGGATCACCATTCCAATGCTTTTCAAACAAATCATAACTAACAGAAAAAATCGTTTCTTCTTCTTCAATAAATTCGGATAATTTAACACTTCTTGTAATCGTTTTACGGTCATGAAACCGAATCATAATTTGCACATTTTGTCCGACTACTTCTTTTCGTTTTAACCTCGTAGAAACTTTTCGTGCTAATTTCCGTATTAATTTTTCAATTTCTCTATCATCAATCGTATCCTCAGGTAATGTTTCTGAATTACCAATACTCTTAAAATCATATATAGCTTCTGGATCAACAGGTCTTAAATCAATTCCATTCGCTCGATTCTGAAGCCTTTCCCCATTAATACCAAGCAAACGTTTTAGAGTATAAGTATCCGCTTCAACCAAATCTTTAATAGTAATAATATCAACTTTGTTTAGCTTCTCTGCAGTTTTAGCACCAATTCCATGCATTGCATCAACAGGTAATGGCCAAAGCTTATCTGCTAAATCACGTTTTCGCAATACAGTAATTCCCATCGGTTTCTTCATATCTGAAGCCATTTTAGCTAAGAATTTGTTTGGAGCAATACCTATACTACAAGGTATATCTAATTCATCGCGTATCTGATTTTGAAGACGTTCAGCTATTTCTAAAGGAGAACCTAAAGCAACGCAAGCGGTAATATCCATGTACCCTTCATCAATTGATACAGGTTGCACACAAGGTGTAATTGCTGCAAGCATTTTAAACATTTCACTAGAGGCTTTACGGTAACGATCAAAATTTGGACGCATAACAATTAGATTGGGACAAAGCCTTTTCGCTTCCCATAAAGGCATTGTCGTTTTGACACCTTTTGCTCTTGCTTCATAGCTACTCGTGACTACAATTCCGCGGCGTTCTTCTGGATTACCTGCAATTGCAAGCGGTTTTCCTTTTAATGACGGGTCATAAGCCACCTCTACTGATGCATAGAAACTGTTCATATCTACATGAAATATTACTCTACCGTTTTTTGGATACCATTTAGACATAGGTCTCTCCCTTTACAAGAACGTTCGTTCTAAATTAGTATAGCACGATTTTTATTAGTATGGCTAGTCGATTGGATAAGTCCAACGTTTATATTTAGCACAAAAAACGTCTCCCCATGACAAGAGAGACGTATTATACTTTCATTTACTTACTAGTGGCTGCTTCTTCAATAATTGCAACGATAAATTCGGTAACTTTAATTAAATCTTTTACAGGCATTCTTTCATTTGTTGTGTGGATTTCTTCATAACCAACCGCTAAGTTAACTGTTGGAATACCAAACCCTGCAATCACATTAGCGTCACTTCCACCACCACTTGTTTTTAACTTACTCTCACGTCCAATACGTTTTGCTGCTCTCTTAGCAACTTCTACAACATGATCCCCATCAACTTGTTTATATCCAGGATACATAATGGTACTTTCCACTTCTACTTTACCACCCATTTCAGTTGCTGCTTCCTCAAAGGCTTTTTTCATCTTTTGCACCTGTTTTTCCAGTTTCTCTGGATCAAGCGAACGAGCTTCTGCTAGAATTTCAACATAGTCGCATACGATGTTTGTTTTTTGACCACCTTCAAAACGTCCAATGTTAGCTGTAGTTTCCTTATCTATTCTTCCTAAGGGCATTTTTGCAATTGCTTTTGATGCAATTGTTATTGCAGAAACACCTTTTTCTGGTGCTAGACCTGCATGTGCCGTTTTCCCTTTAACAATCGCAATAACTTTAGCTTGTGTTGGGGCTGCAACAATAATGTCACCAACAACGCCATCACTATCTACTGCATAACCAAATTTCGCTTTCAAAAGACTTGTGTCTAATTCTTTTGCACCAACTAGACCTGACTCTTCACCTGCTGTTATAACAAATTGTATATCACCATGTGAAATATTTTCTTCTTTAAGTAATCGAATTGCTTCTAATAGTGCGGCTAATCCAGCTTTATCATCTGCACCTAGTATCGTTGTTCCATCTGATACGATGTAACCATCCTCTATTGATGGTTTAATACCTTTTCCTGGAACGACAGTATCCATATGCGATGTGAAATAAATTGCATCAGCCTCTTTATCGCCTTTCAATGTGCAAATAAGATTACCTGCTCCATGTCCTGTTCTTGATTTACTATCATCTTCTACTACTTCTAAGCCTAAATCTGTAAATTTCTTTCTTAAGACATCAACTATTTCATTTTCTTCTTTCGTTTCTGAATCAATTTGGATTAATTCCATAAATTCTTCAATAAGTCGATCTTGATTGACCATTTTTTGACTTCCTCCTCTATCGTAAAACATGTTTCACTGATTACGTTAGCGAACCAATTATCAATTGTCAATTTTAACATATGGAAAAAGGTTGTACCTTTTGCTAATTCACGATAAAATACTTAGTAGTAATGTGTTTGAAGGAGGCGGAAATAATGGCGAGCAAAACAGTATCCAAGGAACCAAGAAAAATTTCAAAACGTCAAAGACGAAATAAAATAATAGTCTATATAATGATTCTTGCTATGGTGTTATCGACATTCACAGCAGGACTAGCTTTCCTAGTAAATTAAATTAAACTAATAAACCAGCCAATTCTTATTGGTTGGTTTATTACTCAATTGCCCCTGCTTCTCTTGCAAGACTTTCAAAATCCTCATTTGAACTTAAAATCCATACTTTTGTACCTATAGGAACTTGATCGTAGAGTTTTTCGACATGCTCATTTATCATACGAATACATCCAGCTGAGATACGCTTTCCTATTGAATCTGGTTGATTAGTGCCATGAATTCCATACATTCTACCATCTGTTTCTTTTGCATTAAAACCTATCCATCTGGATCCGAGTGGGTTTTTTGGGTCGCCACCAGGTATATCCTTTTTTCGATAATAAGGATTGATTGCTTTAACAATGATTGTATGGATCCCATTTGGTGTTAGTTCTTCTGTGGCGCCCGTTGCAACTGGATAAATCTCTTGTACTTTTCCTTCATTTACAAATGCTAATTGATTACTTTGTTTATTCACTATTATAAATGGCGCATTTAAACTTGGATTTTCTCCTAATGGCCACAGTGGTGAAACTATCAAAATGATGGCAAGCATGATCGATTTCATTTTAATCCCTCATTTTTATGTTTCCCATAGTGTTTACAATCAAAGTTTAATTATGTCCTTGTTTAAATTTTTGTTAATTTCTCAGGTGTACGTGCTTTTTTAATCTCTAAATATTCCTCAATTTCATGTAACAATTGAAATAGATTAGCTCTTGATTCAAATTCCTCTCGTGTTTTAGGAAGGTCATCTTCTTCAAATTGTTTTTTTAAATCATCAACTGAATCTAAATGTTTATTTGCTGTATTACCAGGATGAACTGCTTCAGCTAAATCATCAAAAAAGCTCCCTATGCGGTCGGATTGTTCCGTAAACTCATTCATTTGACTAATAACTGGCAACATTCGTTTTAACAATTCAAATTGTTTTTTACGCATATCAAAATAATCCTTATAGGGATGTTCTTCGCGCAATAAATGATTTTCAGCATCTCTTGATACTAATAAATCAGCTTGTCGAAATAACTTCTCCGTTTCGGTAATCTCTTTACCAGTCCAATTTTTTTCACCTTCATGAAGATAGACCGCTATTTCTTCTAAAATTTGCTGAAAGTTTTTCTCAACCTTTTTACGTAAAGATTGCAATTTCGACTCTAAACTTGGCATATATAAGTTTAAAAGCAAGGCTGAGCCTATTCCAATAATAATCAATAATACTTCATTCCAAACTAATTCCCAGGTAATATAGGTTGCACTATACAAATGTAATAAGATTACTGAACTAGTAACGATACCTGGTGTTAAGTTTAGTTTGATCGTTGTTGGAATAAACACTAACAGTAATAGTCCAATTGAAATCGGATGATAACCTAGCGTTTCAAAGATAACAAATGAATATACCATTGCAACTAGACAAGCTCCAAAACGATGCCAAGCACTTAAGAATGATCGTTTTCTTGTTGTCTGAATACATAATACTGCGATAATTCCTGCAGATACAAAATTGTCTAATTGAAATAGCTCTGCCAGCCAAATTGCTAAAGGAGTTGCAATAGCAGTTTTGATCGTACGGTAACCAATTTTCACAATTTCTGCTCCCCACTTAATCTTTTCTATTTATATAGATAGTATAATACATAAGTATAGAACAAATCCCTGATCTCGTAAACATAAGAACAGGGATTTGAGAAAAAGTATTAGTTAGCCTTTTCAAAAGCTTCTTGTAGTTGATAAACAACTTGCTCAGCGCTATAACCTTCAATATTACTACGTTCTACCATTGTTACAATTTCTCCGTCCTTTAATAGTGCAAATGAAGGAGAGGAAGGTTGATAACCTTTAAAATATGCACGAGCCTTCTCCGTTGCCTCTTTATCTTGACCCGCAAATACTGTTACAAGATGATCAGGACGATGAGTAGCTTTTACAATATGAGTAGCAGCTGGACGTGCAACTCCACCAGCACAACCACATGTAGAATTAATCATTACAAGTGTTGTCCCTTTTGCTGTCAATGCTTGATCCACTTCTTCAGCTGTTGTCAATTCCTTGTAGCCAGCTTCATTCATTTCTTGTCGAGCTGTTTGAACAATGTCTCCCATAAATAAATTAAAATCCACTCTATTCAACTCCTCTGTTTATCTGTACACTTTTCCTACCAACATTATTTTAACAACTTTCAATTGATCTAGCAATTAATTGTATTTCCCGGGTAACCGCAAAATGTGCGATTTTTAAAAGTTTATTTGTAGTATTAAATAGTTATAAGACGAAATAATGCATAATTAGTCATAAAATAGTATACTGCATAGGTAGACATCAGAGGGGGTTGTTAACAATGAAAAAGGAGAATCTTAAGTTCAGTAGCGTAATCAACCGCTTATTTTCAAACAAATCAACTAATGGACATTCAAAAGATGACGACATTGCGAATAAACAAAACCACGGTATGTTAACGAAACAATTTGAATTAACTCAGAAACATTTAATACACGCACAAGAAATTGCCCAGGTTGGTAGTTGGGAATATATTATAGATGAAGATAAATTATATTGCTCTGATTATTTTTATGACATTTTCGGACTTGACCATTCTCAATATATTCCAATGACTGAACCATTCCAATATGTGCATCCAGATGATTTTGACGAAGCTTTAGCAAAGGTTAAAAAAGCTTTAAAAGGGGAAAATTACTATTCTGAATATCGAATTTATCATGGGAAAACCAATGAACTACGTTACTTAAAAACACAAGCTGAAGTATCTTTTATCAATAAAAAGCCATATAAATTAATTGGTATGATTCAAGATATTACTGTTGAAAAAAAATTGGAACAAGAACTTATTACCATCAACAATCGGTTTAAACAAATTTTTGACCATCTGAGCTCTGGGATTTGGATGAAAGATTATCCGTCAAGTAAACTTAGTTTCATTTCAAAAGGTGCCGAGGAAATTTTCAATTTGTCATTAGATGATATATATGATGACGAAACTATTTGGCATACAATTATTCACCCTAATGACCGCGAACAAGTTTTCAATCGCCAAAAGGAGCTAGTGGCTGGGAAGTCAATTAAACATCGTTATCGAATTATCACACATGATGGAGAAACTAAATGGGTTTTTGACCAAACAATTCCATCCTTTAATAGTGACAATAAATTAATAGCTCTATTTGGAGTTATAGTTGATATAACTTCAGAAATGGTAATGCATGAGGAATTAGTTTATTATGCATCACACGATGTTCTAACTAATCTACCAAATCAACGTAGCATATCTGAGAAAATTGCTGAGTTAATTCAGAAGAAAAAACAATTCACCCTCTTTTATTTGGACTTAGATCGTCTCTCTCACATAAATGACTCTTTAGGCTATCAAATTGGCAATAAAGTTTTACAAAATATTGCTAGCAAGCTAACAAAGACTTTATCTTCTACTAGTTATGTTGCTAGATTAGTAAGCAATGACTTTATTATAATTGATACTGAAACATTGCAAATAGATACAGCAAGTAATTTAGCTGATAAACTCTTGCGAACAATTGAAGAGGAAATCAATATATTTGATTATCAGTTAAATATTACAACAAGTGTAGGTATTAGCTTTTATCCAGATAATGGTGATACAGAATTAAAAATTTTAGAAAGTTCACACATTGCATTAAAAGAAGCAAAAAATAATGGAGGAAATACCTATAAATTTTACTCACCATCCAATAATATTTCATCTTTTAAAAAATACATGCTTGAACGAGATTTAAGAAAAGCGATTACTAATGAAGAATTTGAAGTCTATTATCAACCACAAGTAAATGCCTTCACTGGATTAATTGAATCCGCTGAAGCTTTATTAAGATGGAACCATAAGGAATGGGGTTTAGTGTCTCCATCTGAATTTATTCCATTAGCTGAAGAGAACTATCTGATGAACGATATAGGGGATTGGGTAATCACAAAAGTGATCGAACAATTAAAAATATGGAAAGATCAAGATTATATATTACGACCTATTTCTATAAATATATCTCCTAATCGATTTTTAAAACCAGGATTAATTTCATTTATCAAGGAGCAATTAGAAAAATATGATATTTCTGCACACTTTCTAACATTTGAAATCACAGAAAGTACATATTTAAAAAATGAAAACAAAGTACAGCATACACTTTCACAACTACGTGCATTAGGTATATCAATTGCAATTGACGACTTCGGAACTGGCTATGCATCTTTACAATACTTACGCGATTTTCCTGCTGATGAATTAAAGATCGATCGCGTTTTTATCTTAAATATATTGGATGATAATAAAAAGGATGCTGCAATAGTTAGTAGCATATTATATCTCGCAAAATCATTAGATATGAGAGTCATTGTTGAGGGTGTAGAGAATTTTGAACAACTTCAATTTCTAAAACAAAAAGAGTGTCACCTTATACAAGGTTATCTTTTTTCCGAAGCTGTACCAAATAACAGATTTGAAGAATTGATTAAGAAAAGTTTTCTTCCAATTCCAAAGTCAACTAAAGTGACAAAACCTAAAGTAGAAAGAAGAAAATATTATCGATTATCCTTCCCTGGATATTTACAAGGTGGACTATCTATTCTTGAAATTAATAATCGTAAAGTAGATGTAGGCACGGCAAACATATTAATTGAAAATATTAGTTTAGGTGGCTTAAAGCTAATGTCTGATTTAAAATTACCAGTTCAATCAAACATGAAAATTGTTTATACTTTTTCACTATTAGGATTTGATTTTGAAATCATTGGATCTTTCGTTTGGAAAAGTGAAATTGGACAAGATATTTTTTATTACGGTGTTGCTTTTGATGACTTTTCTGAAGCAAATAAGGATCATCTAGCGAAAGTAATTAATCAGTTGACTATTTACTCGAAAAATAACAAGCCGATTCCAGATACAGACTTCTACACAGATAACCCAATTACCTACTTTCTTAAAAATTTTGACTAAAATATGTTTAAACTTTAACAAAAATCGCCATCCTAGTAATAAACTTATTCGGAGGCGGTCTTAATGAAAATACGTATGCGCAATCAATTAATTGAAAATCTTGAGCTTTCCATACCACAATTATCTAATAAATATCATTTTGATAGTATGACAACATATCTAGCCAAAGGTCAAGCAGACTCTTTGTATATAGGTTATAAAATTACTGTAAACACTAGAAACTATTATGTTTATTTACCTTTTATGAGTTATTCTGAAGAAGCTTTAATACCACTAACACCAATTTGGACTTTACAATCTGAAAATTATAAGGGACCTTCCTTCAGAGGTTTTGATCATTTGGATAATTGCTTAGATGCACTAGATCAATCTGGTAAGGATAATAGTATTAACCAAGCTATTTAATAAAAACACCTTCGTTTATGAACACAATATCGCGTCATTTTTCGAAGGTGTTTTTTATTTACGTTTATAGTTTATACTTATTGACTTGATTCGCTAAATTTTTTGCGACATTTGTTAAGTCTTCTGTATGATTAGCCATCTCTTCCATTGCACTGCTTGTTTCTTGAGCTGAAGCAGAAGTTTGTTCGACTCCTGCAGCTGATTGCTCTGCAACAGCTGCTATTTCTTCTGTGGCACTATTCATTTCTTTACTTGTATTTGTTACTTGTAGTAAATTATCATTTACTATTGTAATTTGATTAGACATATCTACTAAGGCTTGATTAATTTGTTCAAATGTTTGTCCCGTTTTCTTAACTTGCTCACTACCCTGCTTTACCTCTTGATAACCATTTTCCAATGTGTTCGTCACGTCTGAA
The nucleotide sequence above comes from Paraliobacillus zengyii. Encoded proteins:
- a CDS encoding SDR family NAD(P)-dependent oxidoreductase; the protein is MRDFTNKTIMITGASSGIGEGLAYKLAMSGANLILMARSGDKLKKLKEKLEQDYPIICTYYIVDLSNSASWESCLSKIEANHLTIDAMINNAGFGIFDAVEDADYQDIEKMFHVNVLALIKGIHYFLPHFIKRKQGHIINIASFAGKISTPKSSAYSASKHAVLGFSNALRLEVEKQGVYVTTVNLGPVRTNFFDAADPTGRYQKSVKRFMIEPEQVVDQITKSLFRKKREINLPRWMEFGSRLYHILPGFAERILRNQFSKK
- a CDS encoding glycerophosphodiester phosphodiesterase family protein, translating into MKTIIYAHRGASKLAPENTMPAFQLAYEQNADGIETDIQLTKDHIPVLIHDENVRRTTNGTGFVQDYTFKELQKLDAGSWFSEYYVNTRIISLEDFLCWSKDKKLLLNLELKTNIIAYRNIEKLVYELLKKYNKLHQTVISSFNPNSIKRMYQIDPNVTTALLTSQRITDLFTYTQKLGATGLHIKYRLLNRAFIDHAASNDLYLACYTINRPARMLRCYKLGIRAIFTDLPHIAIETRELFEQDILE
- the namA gene encoding NADPH dehydrogenase NamA — protein: MERKLFSPITFGDVTLKNRIVMAPMCMYSSEPEDGTVQPFHLTHYESRAAGQVGLVMLEATAVQPEGRISTKDLGIWHNDHIEGLQQLTDRIHAHGAKSSIQLAHAGRKAALPNDIFAPSALAFDENYQTPITLSETAIKVTIEAFQLAAKRAKQAGFDIIEIHAAHGYLINQFLSPLTNKRDDQYGGNRENRYRILSEIIDAIKLEWTGPLFVRISADEYDQNGNTIDDFIYFSNEMKKQSISLIDCSTGGVIPATIKPYPGYQVPKAEVIKNQVAIPTGAVGLITTGIQAEEILQNERADLIFLARALLRNPYWAKTAADELNTTLEAPKQYSRGW
- the rnz gene encoding ribonuclease Z; translated protein: MKLQFLGTGAGVPSKERNVSAIALDLTQERGTAWLFDCGEATQHQILHTKIRPRKIDKIFITHLHGDHIYGLPGFLSSRSFQDGITPVTIYGPKGIAEYISVSLEVSRTYLRYPLHFHEVEEGLLFEDNQFYVYCKKLEHAIDSYGYRIIEKDSPGELLAEKLKLNGIQPGPIYQQIKENETTILADGNTIKRADFIGPNKKGRVVSIIGDTRYVAELASFIKDSDALVHEATFAQDEDEMAYNYYHSTTKQAAELARAGDVNQLLLTHISSRYQGESIDQLEAEATVIFPNTKIAADLLEWEINQK
- a CDS encoding DNA polymerase IV — its product is MSKWYPKNGRVIFHVDMNSFYASVEVAYDPSLKGKPLAIAGNPEERRGIVVTSSYEARAKGVKTTMPLWEAKRLCPNLIVMRPNFDRYRKASSEMFKMLAAITPCVQPVSIDEGYMDITACVALGSPLEIAERLQNQIRDELDIPCSIGIAPNKFLAKMASDMKKPMGITVLRKRDLADKLWPLPVDAMHGIGAKTAEKLNKVDIITIKDLVEADTYTLKRLLGINGERLQNRANGIDLRPVDPEAIYDFKSIGNSETLPEDTIDDREIEKLIRKLARKVSTRLKRKEVVGQNVQIMIRFHDRKTITRSVKLSEFIEEEETIFSVSYDLFEKHWNGDPIRLLGVTVQDLVDKKEISQQLNLFTYEKAASKEKLFQTMEKLTERYGENTFKRIKQVEDKSQPRTSFQKDYLDDYKK
- a CDS encoding M20/M25/M40 family metallo-hydrolase, translating into MVNQDRLIEEFMELIQIDSETKEENEIVDVLRKKFTDLGLEVVEDDSKSRTGHGAGNLICTLKGDKEADAIYFTSHMDTVVPGKGIKPSIEDGYIVSDGTTILGADDKAGLAALLEAIRLLKEENISHGDIQFVITAGEESGLVGAKELDTSLLKAKFGYAVDSDGVVGDIIVAAPTQAKVIAIVKGKTAHAGLAPEKGVSAITIASKAIAKMPLGRIDKETTANIGRFEGGQKTNIVCDYVEILAEARSLDPEKLEKQVQKMKKAFEEAATEMGGKVEVESTIMYPGYKQVDGDHVVEVAKRAAKRIGRESKLKTSGGGSDANVIAGFGIPTVNLAVGYEEIHTTNERMPVKDLIKVTEFIVAIIEEAATSK
- the prli42 gene encoding stressosome-associated protein Prli42, which produces MASKTVSKEPRKISKRQRRNKIIVYIMILAMVLSTFTAGLAFLVN
- a CDS encoding L,D-transpeptidase, whose translation is MKSIMLAIILIVSPLWPLGENPSLNAPFIIVNKQSNQLAFVNEGKVQEIYPVATGATEELTPNGIHTIIVKAINPYYRKKDIPGGDPKNPLGSRWIGFNAKETDGRMYGIHGTNQPDSIGKRISAGCIRMINEHVEKLYDQVPIGTKVWILSSNEDFESLAREAGAIE
- a CDS encoding aromatic acid exporter family protein, translating into MVKIGYRTIKTAIATPLAIWLAELFQLDNFVSAGIIAVLCIQTTRKRSFLSAWHRFGACLVAMVYSFVIFETLGYHPISIGLLLLVFIPTTIKLNLTPGIVTSSVILLHLYSATYITWELVWNEVLLIIIGIGSALLLNLYMPSLESKLQSLRKKVEKNFQQILEEIAVYLHEGEKNWTGKEITETEKLFRQADLLVSRDAENHLLREEHPYKDYFDMRKKQFELLKRMLPVISQMNEFTEQSDRIGSFFDDLAEAVHPGNTANKHLDSVDDLKKQFEEDDLPKTREEFESRANLFQLLHEIEEYLEIKKARTPEKLTKI